Proteins from a genomic interval of Indicator indicator isolate 239-I01 chromosome 19, UM_Iind_1.1, whole genome shotgun sequence:
- the PSMD7 gene encoding 26S proteasome non-ATPase regulatory subunit 7, translated as MPELAVDRVVVHPLVLLSVVDHFNRIGKVGNQKRVVGVLLGSWQKKILDVSNSFAVPFDEDDKDDTVWFLDHDYLENMYGMFKKVNARERIVGWYHTGPKLHKNDIAINELMKRYCPNSVLVIIDVKPKDLGLPTEAYISVEEVHDDGTPTSKTFEHVTSEIGAEEAEEVGVEHLLRDIKDTTVGTLSQRITNQVHGLKGLNSKLLDIRSYLEKVAMGKLPINHQIIYHLQDVFNLLPDVNLQEFVKAFYLKTNDQMVVVYLASLIRSVVALHNLINNKIANRDAEKKEGQEKEESKKERKDEKEKDKEKSDVKKEEKKEKK; from the exons ATGCCGGAGCTGGCAGTGGACCGGGTGGTCGTGCACCCGCTGGTGCTGCTCAGCGTCGTCGATCACTTCAACAG AATAGGAAAAGTTGGAAATCAGAAGAGAGTCGTTGGTGTGCTGCTGGGTTCGtggcagaaaaaaatactaGATGTGTCCAACAGTTTTGCAG TACCTTTCGATGAGGATGACAAGGATGATACTGTGTGGTTTCTAGACCATGACTACCTGGAGAACATGTATGGAATGTTTAAGAAGGTCAACG cTAGAGAAAGGATAGTTGGTTGGTACCACACAGGCCCTAAACTGCACAAGAATGACATTGCCATCAATGAGCTGATGAAGAGATACTGTCCTAACTCT GTGTTGGTGATTATTGATGTGAAGCcaaaagacctggggctgcccACAGAAGCTTATATTTCAGTTGAAGAAGTTCACGAT GATGGCACTCCCACCTCCAAGACGTTTGAGCATGTGACCAGTGAGATCGGAgctgaggaggcagaggaggtcGGTGTGGAACACTTGCTACG GGACATCAAGGATACAACGGTGGGCACTCTGTCGCAGCGGATCACAAACCAGGTCCATGGCTTGAAGGGACTGAACTCCAAGCTTTTGGACATCAGGAGCTACCTAGAGAAAGTAGCCATGGGCAAACTCCCCATCAATCACCAGATCATCTACCACCTTCAGGATGTCTTCAACCTGCTGCCAGACGTCAACCTGCAAGAGTTTGTCAAGGCCTTTTATCTGAAGACCAACGACCAGATGGTGGTCGTTTATCTGGCTTCGCTTATCAGATCCGTGGTTGCCCTGCACAACCTCATCAACAACAAGATTGCCAACAGGgatgcagagaagaaagaaggacaggaaaaggaagagagtaaaaaggagagaaaagatgagaaggagaaggacaaggagaaaAGCGATGtcaagaaagaggagaaaaaggagaaaaagtaa